In Zingiber officinale cultivar Zhangliang chromosome 8B, Zo_v1.1, whole genome shotgun sequence, a single genomic region encodes these proteins:
- the LOC122015244 gene encoding sucrose transport protein SUT4-like isoform X1: MASDAVPNRLQYRHLDQAEVELAHLDGDSGPRVNGSGVSIPVSSPSAAEGASPTRTGSSLKTLILSCMVAAGVQFGWALQLSLLTPYIQTLGIDHAFSSFIWLCGPVTGFIVQPCVGIWSDKCHSKYGRRRPFIFIGCLMICFAVTLIGFSADIGFFLGDTDEHCSTYKGRRWRAAAVFVIGFWMLDLANNTVQGPARALLADLSGPDQCNSANAIFCSWMAFGNILGFSAGASGLWHKWFPFLTTKACCEVCGNLKAAFLVAVVFLVFCMSVTLYFANEIPLEPKTVLNLSDSSPLLEDPGQYQGQSGQDGEKIDDGQILHINSSMGGKGVMEDSLEFEHSNESDKTVAFDDGPAAVLVNILTSLRHLPPGMHSVLLVMALTWLSWFPFFLFDTDWMGREVYHGDPNGDITEQTDFQTGVREGAVGLLLNSIVLGVGSFFVDPMCRKMGPKLVWAMSNFTVFICMAATTVLSLLSISKDSRHIQHVIGGNHTIKVAAMVIFSVLGFPLSITYSVPFSMTAELTAGTGGGQGLAIGVLNLAIVVPQMIVAIGAGPWDALFGGGNIPAFALATIFSFAAGILAIVKLPSLNSHTSVGFHGFG; this comes from the exons ATGGCTTCTGATGCAGTCCCCAACCGACTGCAATACCGTCACCTGGACCAAGCGGAGGTCGAGCTAGCCCATCTCGACGGTGATTCCGGTCCTCGAGTCAATGGATCTGGGGTTAGTATCCCCGTCTCTTCTCCCTCCGCCGCCGAAGGTGCCTCACCGACCAGGACAGGAAGTAGCTTGAAAACGCTGATTCTTAGTTGCATGGTCGCTGCCGGCGTTCAATTCGGGTGGGCTCTGCAGCTCTCCTTGCTGACGCCTTATATCCAG ACACTAGGAATAGATCATGCCTTTTCTTCATTCATTTGGCTTTGTGGACCTGTCACTGGTTTCATT GTTCAACCATGTGTTGGGATTTGGAGTGATAAATGCCACTCGAAATATGGAAGGAGGCGACCCTTCATTTTTATTGGCTGCCTCATGATTTGTTTTGCT GTTACCTTGATTGGGTTTTCAGCCGACATTGGTTTCTTTCTAGGTGATACTGATGAACATTGCAG TACTTATAAGGGTCGACGATGGCGAGCAGCTGCTGTTTTTGTAATTGGTTTTTGGATGCTGGATCTGGCTAACAATACAGTTCAA GGTCCAGCTCGTGCACTTTTGGCAGATCTTTCAG GTCCTGACCAGTGTAATTCTGCAAATGCAATATTTTGCTCTTGGATGGCTTTTGGCAATATACTAGGGTTCTCGGCTGGTGCAAGTGGGCTTTGGCACAA GTGGTTTCCTTTTTTGACGACGAAAGCTTGCTGTGAAGTTTGTGGGAATCTGAAGGCTGCTTTTCTTGTTGCTGTG GTTTTTTTGGTGTTTTGTATGTCTGTGACTTTATATTTTGCTAATGAGATTCCCCTGGAACCAAAAACTGTGCTAAATTTATCTGATTCCTCACCTCTCCTGGAAGATCCGGGACAGTACCAGGGCCAATCTGGACAAGATGGGGAGAAGATTGATGATGGTCAAATTTTACATATTAATTCTTCCATGGGTGGTAAAGGTGTAATGGAAGATTCTTTGGAATTTGAGCACAGCAATGAGAGCGATAAAACTGTGGCCTTTGATGATGGACCTGCTGCAGTATTGGTTAACATTCTTACAAGCTTGAGACATTTACCGCCTGGAATGCATTCAGTGCTACTTGTTATGGCTCTTACTTGG TTATCATGGTTCCCTTTTTTCCTCTTTGACACTGACTGGATGGGACGAGAAGTCTACCATGGGGATCCAAATGGGGATATTACCGAACAAACTGATTTTCAAACTGGTGTGAGAGAAGGTGCAGTTGGTTTGCTATTGAATTCA ATAGTTCTGGGAGTTGGCTCTTTCTTTGTAGATCCAATGTGCCGAAAAATGGGGCCAAAATTAGTATGGGCTATGAGCAATTTTACAGTCTTTATCTGTATGGCTGCCACTACGGTCTTAAGTTTACTGTCTATTAGCAAAGACTCGAGGCATATTCAACATGTAATTGGAGGCAACCATACAATTAAAGTGGCTGCAATGGTTATTTTCTCAGTTCTTGGTTTTCCTCTATCT ATAACCTACAGTGTGCCATTCTCTATGACTGCTGAGTTGACTGCTGGAACTGGTGGTGGACAAG GACTGGCTATTGGAGTTTTGAATCTTGCAATCGTCGTTCCTCAG ATGATTGTGGCGATTGGTGCAGGGCCTTGGGACGCCCTTTTTGGCGGAGGAAACATCCCTGCGTTTGCTCTAGCTACCATCTTCTCTTTCGCTGCTGGCATTCTTGCCATTGTAAAGCTACCAAGTCTCAATTCCCATACTTCGGTCGGCTTTCATGGGTTTGGTTGA
- the LOC122015244 gene encoding sucrose transport protein SUT4-like isoform X2 produces MPLEIWKEATLHFYWLPHDLFCSDIGFFLGDTDEHCSTYKGRRWRAAAVFVIGFWMLDLANNTVQGPARALLADLSGPDQCNSANAIFCSWMAFGNILGFSAGASGLWHKWFPFLTTKACCEVCGNLKAAFLVAVVFLVFCMSVTLYFANEIPLEPKTVLNLSDSSPLLEDPGQYQGQSGQDGEKIDDGQILHINSSMGGKGVMEDSLEFEHSNESDKTVAFDDGPAAVLVNILTSLRHLPPGMHSVLLVMALTWLSWFPFFLFDTDWMGREVYHGDPNGDITEQTDFQTGVREGAVGLLLNSIVLGVGSFFVDPMCRKMGPKLVWAMSNFTVFICMAATTVLSLLSISKDSRHIQHVIGGNHTIKVAAMVIFSVLGFPLSITYSVPFSMTAELTAGTGGGQGLAIGVLNLAIVVPQMIVAIGAGPWDALFGGGNIPAFALATIFSFAAGILAIVKLPSLNSHTSVGFHGFG; encoded by the exons ATGCCACTCGAAATATGGAAGGAGGCGACCCTTCATTTTTATTGGCTGCCTCATGATTTGTTTTGCT CCGACATTGGTTTCTTTCTAGGTGATACTGATGAACATTGCAG TACTTATAAGGGTCGACGATGGCGAGCAGCTGCTGTTTTTGTAATTGGTTTTTGGATGCTGGATCTGGCTAACAATACAGTTCAA GGTCCAGCTCGTGCACTTTTGGCAGATCTTTCAG GTCCTGACCAGTGTAATTCTGCAAATGCAATATTTTGCTCTTGGATGGCTTTTGGCAATATACTAGGGTTCTCGGCTGGTGCAAGTGGGCTTTGGCACAA GTGGTTTCCTTTTTTGACGACGAAAGCTTGCTGTGAAGTTTGTGGGAATCTGAAGGCTGCTTTTCTTGTTGCTGTG GTTTTTTTGGTGTTTTGTATGTCTGTGACTTTATATTTTGCTAATGAGATTCCCCTGGAACCAAAAACTGTGCTAAATTTATCTGATTCCTCACCTCTCCTGGAAGATCCGGGACAGTACCAGGGCCAATCTGGACAAGATGGGGAGAAGATTGATGATGGTCAAATTTTACATATTAATTCTTCCATGGGTGGTAAAGGTGTAATGGAAGATTCTTTGGAATTTGAGCACAGCAATGAGAGCGATAAAACTGTGGCCTTTGATGATGGACCTGCTGCAGTATTGGTTAACATTCTTACAAGCTTGAGACATTTACCGCCTGGAATGCATTCAGTGCTACTTGTTATGGCTCTTACTTGG TTATCATGGTTCCCTTTTTTCCTCTTTGACACTGACTGGATGGGACGAGAAGTCTACCATGGGGATCCAAATGGGGATATTACCGAACAAACTGATTTTCAAACTGGTGTGAGAGAAGGTGCAGTTGGTTTGCTATTGAATTCA ATAGTTCTGGGAGTTGGCTCTTTCTTTGTAGATCCAATGTGCCGAAAAATGGGGCCAAAATTAGTATGGGCTATGAGCAATTTTACAGTCTTTATCTGTATGGCTGCCACTACGGTCTTAAGTTTACTGTCTATTAGCAAAGACTCGAGGCATATTCAACATGTAATTGGAGGCAACCATACAATTAAAGTGGCTGCAATGGTTATTTTCTCAGTTCTTGGTTTTCCTCTATCT ATAACCTACAGTGTGCCATTCTCTATGACTGCTGAGTTGACTGCTGGAACTGGTGGTGGACAAG GACTGGCTATTGGAGTTTTGAATCTTGCAATCGTCGTTCCTCAG ATGATTGTGGCGATTGGTGCAGGGCCTTGGGACGCCCTTTTTGGCGGAGGAAACATCCCTGCGTTTGCTCTAGCTACCATCTTCTCTTTCGCTGCTGGCATTCTTGCCATTGTAAAGCTACCAAGTCTCAATTCCCATACTTCGGTCGGCTTTCATGGGTTTGGTTGA